In Caproicibacterium amylolyticum, a genomic segment contains:
- a CDS encoding phosphoribosyltransferase family protein: protein MTIAGCERDLPLCPISDTMNIAGFVMLGDVEITKASAAELLKRCPEHDVVVTAETKGIPLCYEMARQGCGRYIVARKSLKSYMRNPIHVQVKSITTDHVQELYLAEDDYKGLKGKRVLIVDDVISTGESLEAMEKLVEQFEGNIVGRAAVLAEGDAQDRKDIIFLEPLPLFSKE from the coding sequence ATGACAATCGCAGGCTGTGAGCGTGACCTGCCGCTGTGCCCAATCAGTGACACCATGAACATTGCCGGATTTGTAATGCTGGGTGATGTTGAAATTACCAAGGCCAGCGCGGCGGAACTGCTCAAACGCTGCCCGGAACATGATGTTGTGGTAACTGCGGAAACCAAGGGTATTCCGCTTTGCTACGAAATGGCGCGGCAGGGCTGCGGCCGCTACATTGTTGCCCGCAAGAGCCTGAAATCCTATATGCGCAACCCGATTCATGTGCAGGTCAAGTCCATTACAACAGACCATGTGCAGGAACTCTACCTTGCCGAGGATGATTATAAGGGCTTAAAGGGCAAGCGTGTGCTGATTGTTGATGATGTTATCAGTACCGGCGAGTCACTGGAAGCGATGGAAAAGCTGGTTGAACAGTTTGAGGGCAACATTGTTGGCCGTGCGGCTGTACTGGCTGAGGGCGATGCACAGGACCGCAAGGACATTATCTTCCTTGAGCCGCTGCCGCTGTTCAGCAAAGAATAA
- a CDS encoding peptidoglycan D,D-transpeptidase FtsI family protein, translating to MPKSAKRILILFTTMLLLFTFCALRVMGLSIWDESLAKTAVTQQTLTLTFTAGRGTVYDRNLQPLTGGKTSFIAAVVPSKETAAALSKVLSAQQMSNVYEQMKGGAPFLTKLDAPAQTDGILCFPQTERYPERALAAHMVGYLDSSGCGVNGVEKSFNSLLTCGSKTTKITYSVDALRHLLPGETAKVVTTATGVASGVVLTLDKNLQKIAEDSAADLKKGAVVILEAGTGNILASASVPNFSPEDVSAALQSTDGALVNRALQPYSVGSVFKLTAAAAALEHGADPNAKYTCTGSETVDGLQFHCYDGKAHGVETMREAIAKSCNSYFVKLMQNVPQAQFLTMARSLGFGQSMEIAPGLCSSAGTLPTLEELANRRALANFSFGQGTLTATPLQIAAMVNAVASGGIYTQPTLYAGQADASGHLSVPADHTKGVPVISRKNAELLCSFMQDSVAYGTGHSGQPVHVKAAAKTATAQTGHFTDGKEDVICWYAGFFPVDTPKYIVTVMAEGGDGGGATCGPVFQKIADALYPNEIDNPVD from the coding sequence GTAATGGGTTTGTCTATCTGGGATGAGTCGCTGGCAAAAACTGCGGTCACACAGCAGACACTGACGCTAACTTTTACAGCAGGGCGCGGAACGGTCTATGACCGAAATCTGCAGCCGTTGACCGGTGGAAAAACCTCCTTCATTGCTGCCGTCGTGCCCAGCAAAGAAACTGCTGCCGCACTCAGCAAGGTACTTTCTGCGCAGCAGATGAGCAATGTTTATGAACAGATGAAAGGCGGCGCTCCTTTCCTGACAAAATTGGACGCACCGGCGCAGACAGACGGAATTTTGTGTTTCCCACAAACAGAACGTTATCCTGAACGTGCATTGGCAGCACATATGGTGGGATATTTAGACAGCAGCGGGTGCGGTGTAAACGGTGTGGAAAAATCCTTTAACAGCCTGCTTACCTGCGGCAGCAAAACCACGAAAATCACCTACTCTGTTGATGCTCTGCGCCACCTGCTGCCAGGGGAAACAGCCAAGGTGGTTACAACAGCAACGGGGGTTGCAAGCGGCGTAGTGCTTACGCTGGATAAAAATCTGCAAAAGATTGCGGAGGACAGCGCCGCTGACCTGAAAAAGGGCGCGGTTGTCATTTTAGAGGCCGGTACAGGCAATATTCTGGCATCTGCCAGTGTGCCAAATTTTTCACCGGAGGATGTTTCGGCTGCGCTGCAAAGTACGGATGGCGCTTTGGTGAATCGCGCACTGCAGCCGTACAGCGTTGGTTCGGTGTTTAAACTGACTGCTGCCGCTGCCGCATTGGAACATGGTGCAGACCCCAATGCCAAATATACCTGTACCGGCAGCGAAACTGTAGACGGCCTGCAGTTTCACTGCTACGACGGAAAGGCACATGGCGTGGAAACAATGCGGGAAGCGATTGCAAAGTCCTGCAATTCCTATTTTGTAAAGCTGATGCAGAACGTGCCGCAGGCGCAGTTCTTAACCATGGCACGTTCACTTGGATTTGGGCAGAGTATGGAGATTGCACCTGGGCTTTGCAGCAGTGCAGGAACTCTTCCAACACTGGAGGAACTTGCAAACAGACGCGCACTTGCGAATTTTTCTTTTGGGCAGGGAACCCTGACGGCAACGCCGCTGCAGATTGCCGCAATGGTGAACGCGGTGGCTTCGGGCGGTATTTACACGCAGCCAACGCTTTACGCGGGGCAGGCCGATGCTTCCGGCCACCTTTCCGTACCGGCCGACCACACGAAGGGAGTGCCGGTTATTTCCCGCAAAAACGCGGAACTGCTGTGTTCCTTTATGCAGGACAGCGTGGCATACGGTACCGGACACTCCGGACAGCCGGTACATGTGAAAGCGGCGGCCAAAACCGCTACTGCACAAACTGGACATTTTACGGACGGCAAAGAGGATGTTATTTGTTGGTACGCGGGTTTTTTCCCAGTGGATACACCGAAATATATTGTGACAGTTATGGCAGAGGGCGGGGACGGCGGTGGTGCGACCTGCGGGCCGGTCTTTCAGAAAATTGCGGATGCATTGTATCCGAATGAGATTGACAACCCGGTTGATTGA
- a CDS encoding histidine triad nucleotide-binding protein: MDCIFCKIASGEIPSTRVYEDDLCVAFKDLEPQAPVHILIIPREHIVSAAEITPGNSSIVAHIFEVAAKLAKDNRLKNGWRIVSNVGEDGGQSVKHMHFHLLGGRAMAWPPG, encoded by the coding sequence ATGGACTGCATATTTTGCAAGATTGCTTCCGGCGAAATTCCAAGCACACGCGTTTATGAAGACGACCTCTGCGTCGCTTTTAAGGATTTGGAGCCGCAGGCACCAGTGCATATTCTGATTATTCCGCGCGAACACATTGTTTCCGCGGCAGAAATTACACCGGGAAACAGCTCCATTGTTGCACACATTTTTGAAGTCGCCGCGAAGCTTGCCAAAGACAACAGGCTGAAAAACGGCTGGCGTATTGTCAGCAATGTGGGTGAGGATGGCGGTCAGTCCGTTAAGCATATGCACTTCCACCTTTTGGGCGGGCGTGCTATGGCGTGGCCTCCCGGCTGA
- the alaS gene encoding alanine--tRNA ligase has protein sequence MQWMGLNEIREKYLEFFEGKGHLRLPSFPLIPKDDNSLLLINSGMAPMKKYFTGEVTPPRKRVTTCQKCIRTGDIENVGITDRHGTFFEMLGNFSFGDYFKHEATAWAWEFCTKVMEMPVDKLWVTIYQDDDEAFDIWTKEVGVAADHIVRLGKEDNFWEHGPGPCGPCSEIYFDRGPEHGCGKPTCGVGCDCDRYVEFWNVVFSQFDCDGHGGYPPMEHPNIDTGMGLERLACVMQNVDNLFLVDTVQNIIKKVCEIAGTEYGKNKKNDVSIRVITDHVRSVTFMIADGIMPSNNGRGYVLRRLLRRAARHGRLLGIERSFLTEVAETVIHESCGAYPELSEKKEMIMKVISVEEESFSKTIDQGTALLNDIIKNNKGTVISGEDAFKLSDTYGFPIDLTKEIAGENGMTVDEESCRKLMQEQRQTARAARKNAGAESWAGESDLLKGVPETEFLGYKEKTAQAKVLAIVAGGSRVESADAGDEIGLVLDCTTFYGESGGQVGDTGVINADDAVLDVNDTTKNHAKNYIHHCTVQAGTIRVGDSVSVQPNWERREAIMRNHTAAHLLQAALRKVLGTHVEQAGQLVSEQHVRFDFTHFAALAAEELQKVEKMVNDIILSAVPVEMREMPIEEAKKLGAMALFGEKYGKVVRVVSAGDFSKEFCGGTHVDNTAKLGLFKILSETSAAAGVRRIEAVTGYGVYNLLNDSLNTIDQTAAVLKLNNTADLTAHAEQLMAQLKQAESELEKVNAKMAGQQVEQLMASAKQAGSVRVCTAKLNGADAAALRTMCDKVRDSAPDMVAVFAGVNGAKANIAVAVGKDALTNGAHAGKIAKAVAQFAGGNGGGKPDFAMAGAKDLTKLDSALNAACGVVEELVK, from the coding sequence ATGCAGTGGATGGGTTTAAATGAAATTCGCGAAAAATATTTGGAATTCTTTGAGGGGAAGGGGCATCTGCGCCTGCCCAGTTTTCCGCTGATTCCGAAAGACGACAATTCCCTGCTGCTGATCAACAGCGGCATGGCACCTATGAAAAAGTATTTTACAGGTGAAGTCACCCCACCGCGCAAGCGCGTGACAACCTGCCAGAAGTGCATCCGTACCGGCGATATTGAAAACGTCGGTATTACCGACCGCCACGGTACTTTCTTTGAGATGCTGGGTAACTTTTCCTTTGGCGATTACTTTAAGCATGAAGCAACCGCGTGGGCGTGGGAATTTTGCACCAAGGTCATGGAAATGCCGGTAGATAAGCTTTGGGTCACCATTTATCAGGATGACGATGAAGCGTTTGACATCTGGACAAAAGAAGTCGGCGTTGCCGCTGACCACATTGTCCGTCTGGGCAAAGAGGACAACTTCTGGGAACATGGCCCCGGCCCCTGCGGTCCCTGCTCGGAAATTTACTTTGACCGCGGTCCGGAACACGGCTGCGGCAAGCCTACCTGCGGCGTTGGCTGCGACTGTGACCGCTATGTTGAATTCTGGAATGTTGTGTTCTCCCAGTTTGACTGCGACGGACACGGCGGCTACCCGCCGATGGAACACCCAAACATCGATACCGGCATGGGTCTGGAGCGCCTTGCCTGTGTGATGCAGAATGTGGACAATTTGTTCTTAGTCGATACCGTACAGAATATTATTAAAAAGGTCTGCGAAATTGCAGGCACTGAGTACGGCAAAAACAAGAAAAATGACGTTTCCATTCGTGTAATCACCGACCACGTGCGTTCTGTAACCTTTATGATTGCAGACGGCATTATGCCCTCCAACAACGGCCGCGGCTATGTTCTGCGCCGCCTGCTGCGCCGTGCCGCCCGCCACGGGCGTTTGCTCGGTATTGAACGCTCTTTCCTGACAGAAGTTGCCGAAACCGTGATTCACGAAAGCTGCGGTGCTTACCCGGAACTTTCTGAAAAGAAAGAAATGATTATGAAAGTCATTTCTGTTGAGGAGGAGAGCTTTTCCAAGACGATTGATCAGGGCACCGCGTTACTGAATGATATTATTAAGAATAATAAGGGCACCGTTATTTCCGGCGAAGATGCCTTTAAATTGAGCGATACCTACGGCTTCCCAATCGACCTGACCAAAGAAATTGCCGGCGAAAACGGCATGACAGTCGATGAAGAAAGCTGCCGCAAACTCATGCAGGAGCAGCGCCAGACCGCACGTGCTGCACGCAAAAACGCGGGTGCGGAGTCCTGGGCAGGCGAGAGCGACCTGCTGAAAGGTGTGCCGGAAACAGAGTTCCTCGGCTACAAGGAAAAGACCGCGCAGGCAAAGGTACTTGCTATCGTTGCCGGCGGTAGCCGTGTGGAATCCGCTGACGCGGGCGACGAAATCGGCCTTGTGCTGGACTGCACCACATTCTATGGTGAAAGCGGCGGTCAGGTAGGTGATACAGGCGTTATCAATGCGGACGACGCGGTTCTGGATGTCAACGACACCACCAAGAACCACGCGAAAAACTATATTCATCACTGCACCGTGCAGGCGGGTACCATTCGTGTTGGTGACAGCGTAAGTGTGCAGCCAAACTGGGAACGCCGCGAAGCTATCATGCGCAACCACACAGCGGCACATCTGCTGCAGGCGGCTCTGCGCAAGGTGCTGGGCACCCATGTGGAACAGGCAGGCCAGTTGGTCAGCGAACAGCATGTCCGCTTCGACTTTACCCATTTTGCCGCGCTGGCTGCGGAAGAACTGCAGAAAGTCGAAAAAATGGTGAATGACATCATTCTTTCCGCCGTGCCAGTTGAAATGCGTGAAATGCCGATTGAAGAAGCAAAAAAGCTGGGCGCAATGGCACTGTTCGGCGAAAAATACGGCAAGGTTGTGCGTGTGGTATCCGCGGGCGATTTCAGTAAGGAATTCTGCGGCGGTACCCATGTGGACAACACTGCAAAGCTGGGTCTGTTTAAGATTCTTTCTGAAACAAGCGCAGCTGCCGGTGTGCGCCGCATTGAGGCGGTTACCGGATATGGCGTTTACAATCTGCTGAACGACAGCCTGAACACCATTGACCAGACTGCCGCAGTGCTCAAGCTGAACAACACAGCGGATTTAACCGCACACGCGGAACAACTGATGGCGCAGCTCAAGCAGGCGGAAAGTGAATTGGAAAAGGTGAATGCCAAGATGGCAGGCCAGCAGGTCGAACAGCTGATGGCTTCCGCAAAGCAGGCAGGCAGTGTGCGTGTCTGCACCGCGAAACTGAACGGCGCGGATGCCGCGGCTCTGCGTACCATGTGCGACAAAGTGCGTGACAGTGCACCTGATATGGTTGCAGTATTTGCCGGTGTCAATGGTGCAAAGGCAAACATTGCAGTCGCTGTTGGCAAAGACGCGCTGACAAACGGTGCACATGCTGGCAAAATTGCAAAAGCGGTTGCGCAGTTTGCAGGCGGCAACGGCGGTGGCAAACCCGACTTCGCGATGGCAGGCGCTAAAGACCTGACAAAGCTGGATTCCGCGCTGAATGCCGCGTGCGGGGTTGTGGAAGAACTTGTAAAATAA